One genomic segment of Pristiophorus japonicus isolate sPriJap1 chromosome 8, sPriJap1.hap1, whole genome shotgun sequence includes these proteins:
- the LOC139269207 gene encoding uncharacterized protein: protein MTMELTFTTKVTMTLELTMIMELTMTVGLTMTIELTMTMELTMTMELTMTMEVTMNMEVTMTLELTLTLEVTITQELTMTMGVTMSMELTLTMQLTMTMELTMTMELAMTMVVTMTMKLTMTMELTMTIELTMTVEVTMTVQLTMTMELTMNMELTMTVEVIMTVQLTMSMELTLTMELSMSMELTMTMELTITMVVTMTMKLTMTMELTMTIELTMTVEVTMTVQLTMTMELTMNMELTMSIEVTMILALTLTLEVTMTMELTMTMELTMSIEVTMIMELTLTLEVTMTMELTMIMELSMSTEVTMTMELTMTMKLTMTMELTMTIEVTMIMELTLTVEVTMTL from the coding sequence atgacgatggaactgacattcACTACAAAGGTGACAATGActctggaactgacaatgattatggaactgacaatgactgtgGGACTGACCATGACTATTgagctgacaatgactatggaactgacaatgacgatggaactgacaatgactatggaggtgacaatgaatatggaggtgacaatgactttggaactgacattgactttggaggtgacaattactcaggaactgacaatgactatgggggTGACAATGTCAATGGAACTGACACTGACGatgcaactgacaatgactatggaactgacaatgactatggaactggcaATGACTATGgtggtgacaatgactatgaagctgacaatgactatggagctgacaatgacGATTGAACTTACAATGactgtggaggtgacaatgactgtgcaactgacaatgactatggaactgacaatgaatatggaactgacaatgactgtgGAGGTGATAATGACTGTGCAACTGACAATGTCTATGGAACTGACACTGACTATGGAACTGTCAatgtctatggaactgacaatgactatggaactgacaattactatggtggtgacaatgactatgaagctgacaatgactatggagctgacaatgacGATTGAACTGACAATGactgtggaggtgacaatgactgtgcaactgacaatgactatggaactgacaatgaatatggaactgacaatgtctaTAGAGGTGACAATGATTTTGGCATTGACATTGACGTTGGAGgtgacaatgacaatggaactgacaatgactatggaactgacaatgtcgatagaggtgacaatgattatggaattGACATTGAcgttggaggtgacaatgactatggaactgacaatgattatggaactgtcAATGTCtacggaggtgacaatgactatggaactgacaatgactatgaagttgacaatgactatggaactaacAATGACTATAgaggtgacaatgattatggaactgacattgactgtggaggtgacaatgactctgTAA